From a region of the Thiomicrorhabdus sp. genome:
- a CDS encoding DUF2818 family protein, with amino-acid sequence MDVNQAVWLLLVTAIVLANIPFILSNRLFIFLKVPEKSIWINLAEWFLYFIVTGLFAYLLENKSMGHVAQQGWEFYTITFFMFIIFAFPGFIYRYNLKQFIQKNNA; translated from the coding sequence ATGGATGTCAATCAAGCAGTATGGTTATTACTTGTCACAGCAATCGTTTTAGCTAATATTCCGTTTATACTATCAAATAGACTGTTTATTTTCTTAAAGGTGCCAGAGAAGTCTATATGGATTAACTTGGCCGAATGGTTCTTATACTTTATAGTTACGGGCTTATTTGCATATTTGCTTGAAAATAAAAGTATGGGGCATGTAGCACAACAAGGTTGGGAGTTTTATACCATTACCTTTTTCATGTTTATTATCTTTGCTTTTCCTGGCTTTATTTACCGCTATAACCTTAAACAATTTATCCAAAAAAATAATGCGTAA
- the nuoN gene encoding NADH-quinone oxidoreductase subunit NuoN — protein sequence MNFVIPSFAPAIPEMVLLGLISFILVADTFWSKRYQFATYYATQVSLIVVGYLIITSFTTAPVITFDGSFIRDSFADVLKLFTIIVSLGVFLFSREYLLQHKFFTGEFFIIGLFGVLGMFVMISANNMITMFIGLEIMSLAMYAMIALRKDYGQGLEAAIKYFVLGALATGMLLYGFSMIYGATGSITFPEMAKIIAEGNVDKVVLSFGVVFVVIGLAFKLGAVPFHMWMPDVYQGSPTAVTLYLGTAPKLAGFAMLYRLLEQALPGLVEDWQSLIIMISILSIVVGSLIAIVQDNLKRMLAYSGIGHVGFLLLGVIAATPEGYSAAMFYVIVYALTGVAGFGMIVALSKTGNEFDKISDFAGLNNRNPWLAFMMLIVLFSMAGIPPFIGFWAKIIVIEEVIKAGFTWIAVIAVIMAVISAFYYLKVVKAMYFDKPEDNSLIETTSSGSNIAVSLFAIALLVLGLVPSSLIDLCYNSLKAL from the coding sequence ATGAATTTTGTTATTCCGTCATTCGCACCAGCTATCCCAGAAATGGTGCTTTTAGGACTCATTTCTTTTATTTTGGTTGCAGATACTTTCTGGTCTAAACGTTACCAATTTGCCACATATTACGCTACTCAAGTTAGTTTAATTGTTGTTGGCTATTTAATTATTACAAGCTTTACTACCGCCCCCGTCATTACATTTGACGGTAGCTTTATACGCGATAGTTTTGCTGATGTTCTTAAACTTTTCACCATTATAGTGAGTTTAGGTGTCTTCTTATTCTCTCGTGAATACCTGCTACAGCATAAATTTTTCACTGGTGAATTCTTCATCATCGGGTTGTTTGGTGTATTGGGTATGTTCGTGATGATCTCGGCTAATAACATGATTACCATGTTTATCGGTTTAGAAATCATGTCTTTAGCAATGTACGCCATGATTGCATTAAGAAAAGATTACGGACAGGGACTTGAAGCTGCCATTAAATATTTTGTATTAGGTGCTCTTGCAACAGGTATGTTGTTATACGGTTTCTCAATGATTTATGGTGCTACTGGCTCTATTACTTTCCCAGAAATGGCTAAGATTATTGCCGAAGGCAACGTAGATAAAGTTGTCTTATCTTTTGGTGTCGTGTTTGTGGTTATTGGTTTAGCATTCAAATTAGGTGCTGTACCATTCCACATGTGGATGCCTGATGTGTATCAAGGTTCACCAACAGCGGTTACCTTATATTTAGGTACAGCACCTAAATTAGCTGGTTTTGCAATGTTATATCGTTTGCTTGAACAAGCTTTACCAGGCCTGGTAGAAGACTGGCAATCGTTAATTATTATGATTTCTATTCTTTCAATTGTGGTTGGATCATTAATTGCGATTGTTCAAGATAACCTAAAACGTATGCTTGCTTATTCAGGTATTGGTCATGTTGGTTTCTTACTGCTTGGTGTTATTGCAGCCACGCCAGAAGGTTACTCAGCAGCAATGTTCTATGTGATTGTCTATGCCCTGACAGGTGTAGCTGGATTCGGTATGATCGTTGCACTATCCAAAACGGGTAATGAGTTTGATAAAATTTCTGATTTTGCAGGATTAAACAATCGTAACCCATGGTTAGCATTTATGATGTTAATCGTACTATTCTCTATGGCTGGTATTCCACCATTCATAGGGTTCTGGGCAAAAATCATAGTCATTGAAGAAGTTATCAAGGCTGGATTTACTTGGATTGCCGTAATCGCGGTCATCATGGCTGTTATCAGTGCTTTCTACTACTTAAAAGTCGTTAAAGCGATGTATTTTGATAAACCAGAAGATAATTCACTTATTGAAACAACAAGCTCAGGTTCAAATATTGCAGTTAGCTTATTTGCCATTGCTTTATTAGTGTTAGGTTTAGTGCCTAGCTCATTAATAGATCTCTGCTACAATAGCTTAAAAGCATTATAA
- a CDS encoding NADH-quinone oxidoreductase subunit M, whose product MLSSYPILSTLVWLPIIGGLLVLFAGRNNDTVAKWLSLAIAGLTFILSLPLWINFDVTTAAMQFEENIPWIPMFNISYHLGVDGLSMPLVLLTTFTQVLVIASAWDVIKERVEQYMGAFLIMGGIMVGVFVALDSILFYVFWEALLIPMFIVIGKWGGPRRVYATMKFFLYTFFGSVFMLVSFIYMYYQSGSFSILDFQAMQLGMTVQILIFLAFLIAFAVKIPMFPVHTWLPDAHVEAPTAGSVVLAAIMLKMGGYGFVRFSLPITPDASMTLDWLVIVLSLIAIVYIGVVAMVQSDMKKLVAYSSISHMGFVTLGMFLVYDILQNTGSIQGAQIGMEGAMVQMISHGFISGAMFLAIGVLYDRMHTREISAYGGVVNKMPWFVFFAVLFSMANVGLPGTSGFVGEFMVIISSFKANLWYGTLAALTLVIGAAYTLWMVKRVFFGAVTNENVEQLSDLNKREFAIMAVLAVAVVGLGVYPGPVMDVMHTSVANLLVQATTSKL is encoded by the coding sequence ATGCTATCAAGCTATCCTATTTTAAGCACGCTAGTGTGGCTACCAATAATTGGTGGTCTGCTGGTATTATTTGCTGGTCGTAATAACGACACAGTTGCTAAGTGGTTATCACTTGCAATTGCGGGCCTCACTTTTATTCTTTCACTTCCTTTGTGGATTAATTTTGATGTCACAACGGCTGCAATGCAGTTTGAAGAAAATATCCCTTGGATACCTATGTTTAACATTAGCTATCACTTAGGTGTAGATGGTTTATCAATGCCTTTGGTATTGCTTACTACCTTTACTCAAGTGTTGGTTATCGCTTCTGCATGGGATGTTATTAAAGAACGTGTAGAACAATACATGGGTGCTTTCCTTATTATGGGCGGTATCATGGTTGGTGTTTTTGTTGCACTAGACTCGATTCTTTTCTATGTGTTCTGGGAAGCATTATTAATCCCTATGTTTATCGTTATTGGTAAATGGGGTGGTCCTCGTCGTGTTTACGCAACAATGAAGTTCTTCCTTTATACGTTCTTCGGTTCGGTATTCATGTTGGTTTCATTTATCTATATGTATTACCAATCAGGAAGCTTCAGTATTCTTGATTTTCAGGCCATGCAATTAGGTATGACCGTACAAATCTTAATCTTCTTGGCGTTCTTAATTGCTTTTGCAGTAAAAATTCCAATGTTCCCGGTACATACTTGGTTACCAGATGCTCACGTTGAAGCTCCAACGGCAGGTTCTGTTGTACTAGCAGCAATCATGCTTAAGATGGGTGGTTATGGTTTTGTTCGTTTCAGCTTACCAATTACTCCTGATGCATCGATGACATTAGACTGGTTAGTCATTGTATTGTCGTTAATTGCTATTGTTTATATTGGTGTTGTTGCAATGGTACAGAGTGATATGAAAAAGCTTGTCGCTTACTCTTCAATCTCTCACATGGGGTTTGTAACTCTAGGTATGTTCTTAGTGTATGACATTTTGCAAAACACAGGTTCTATCCAAGGTGCTCAAATCGGTATGGAAGGGGCCATGGTACAAATGATTTCTCACGGATTCATCTCTGGTGCCATGTTCTTAGCCATCGGTGTGTTATACGACCGCATGCATACTCGTGAAATTTCTGCCTATGGTGGTGTTGTTAATAAAATGCCATGGTTCGTGTTCTTTGCTGTTCTATTCTCAATGGCTAACGTAGGTTTACCAGGAACCTCTGGGTTTGTAGGTGAGTTTATGGTTATCATCAGCTCATTTAAAGCGAATCTTTGGTACGGTACTTTAGCGGCATTAACCTTAGTTATTGGTGCAGCTTATACCTTATGGATGGTCAAACGTGTATTCTTTGGTGCTGTTACAAATGAAAATGTCGAACAACTGTCTGATTTAAATAAACGTGAATTTGCCATTATGGCTGTTCTAGCTGTAGCTGTTGTTGGTCTTGGTGTTTACCCAGGTCCAGTCATGGATGTTATGCACACGTCTGTCGCGAACTTATTAGTTCAAGCTACAACTTCTAAACTTTAA
- the nuoL gene encoding NADH-quinone oxidoreductase subunit L — protein MLHTILIVILLAPLIGSAIAGLFGRQVGRKGAHYSTIAGVAVSTVLSAYVFFEFVLKGTDAYNASLYTWLVSDGIKFELGFMIDQLSATMMLVVTFVSLMVHIYTIGYMDHDEDYDHDNPYYQRFFSYISLFTFSMLSLVMANNFLQLFFGWEAVGLVSYLLIGFYMKRESAIQANLKAFLVNRVGDFGFILGIAVVFVYFNTMDYNEFFAQLAANKDVMIEIVPGVEWSMITVMLILLFIGAMGKSAQMPLHVWLPESMEGPTPISALIHAATMVTAGIFMVARLSPAFELSEAALSFVLIIGAVTALMMGLLGLIQNDIKRVVAYSTLSQLGYMTAAMGASAYAAGMFHVLTHAFFKALLFLAAGSVIIAMHHKQDIRDMGGLRKYMPITYITMLIGSLALIGFPGFSGFFSKDSILLSLGESERYGASLAYVLLLMGVFITAFYNFRMFFLVFHGKESEYVRTHQIKESPWVVTVPLILLSIPALLMGIPMIEPMLTGAYFGDSIFVLPQNDVMSAVYSDYYHGVINFILHSFMTLPVFLALSAVVLAWFMYIKVPTIPGKLKAMCPRGFYVLDNAYGFDRLNEIIFVEGGQKLGKFFTRVIDVKLIDTGMVTNAFMTVANSAAALRQSQTGFMYHYAFVMIFGLLAMLVWTLW, from the coding sequence ATGTTGCATACAATTCTTATTGTTATTTTACTTGCCCCTTTAATTGGTTCAGCTATAGCTGGTCTATTTGGCCGACAAGTTGGTCGTAAAGGTGCTCATTATTCAACCATAGCTGGTGTTGCTGTTTCTACAGTATTATCAGCTTATGTGTTCTTTGAATTTGTACTAAAGGGTACTGATGCCTATAACGCAAGCTTATATACTTGGTTAGTGAGTGATGGTATTAAGTTTGAACTTGGCTTTATGATTGACCAACTATCTGCCACTATGATGTTGGTGGTGACGTTTGTATCGTTAATGGTTCATATTTACACAATTGGTTATATGGATCATGACGAAGATTATGATCACGATAACCCTTATTACCAGCGTTTCTTTAGTTATATCTCATTGTTTACATTCTCAATGCTTTCATTGGTTATGGCTAATAACTTCCTACAACTATTCTTTGGTTGGGAAGCAGTAGGTTTAGTTTCTTACCTATTGATTGGTTTCTATATGAAACGTGAGTCAGCTATTCAAGCAAACTTAAAAGCCTTCTTAGTTAACCGTGTTGGTGACTTTGGATTTATTTTAGGTATTGCAGTCGTTTTTGTTTATTTCAATACAATGGACTACAACGAGTTTTTTGCTCAGTTAGCGGCTAATAAAGATGTGATGATTGAAATTGTTCCAGGTGTTGAATGGTCAATGATCACTGTTATGCTGATTCTTCTATTTATTGGTGCAATGGGTAAATCAGCCCAAATGCCTTTACATGTTTGGCTGCCAGAATCAATGGAAGGTCCAACGCCAATTTCTGCATTAATTCATGCTGCAACAATGGTAACTGCTGGTATCTTCATGGTGGCTCGTCTATCACCAGCATTCGAACTATCTGAAGCAGCACTAAGTTTTGTCTTGATTATTGGTGCGGTAACGGCTCTTATGATGGGCTTGTTAGGTCTTATACAGAACGATATTAAGCGTGTTGTTGCTTATTCAACACTATCGCAATTAGGTTATATGACAGCTGCAATGGGTGCATCAGCTTATGCAGCAGGTATGTTCCATGTACTAACACATGCCTTCTTCAAAGCATTGTTATTCTTGGCTGCTGGTTCAGTTATCATTGCCATGCACCATAAGCAAGATATTCGTGATATGGGTGGATTGAGAAAGTATATGCCAATTACCTATATTACTATGTTGATTGGTTCTTTGGCATTGATTGGTTTCCCAGGTTTTTCTGGTTTCTTCTCAAAAGATAGTATTTTATTATCATTAGGAGAATCAGAGAGATACGGTGCTAGTCTTGCATATGTACTCTTATTAATGGGTGTATTTATTACAGCATTTTATAATTTCCGTATGTTCTTCTTGGTCTTCCATGGTAAAGAAAGTGAATACGTACGTACTCATCAGATTAAAGAATCTCCTTGGGTAGTGACTGTGCCATTAATTTTGCTATCAATTCCAGCATTACTAATGGGTATTCCAATGATTGAACCTATGTTAACTGGGGCATATTTTGGTGACTCAATCTTTGTACTACCTCAGAATGATGTCATGTCAGCGGTATACAGTGACTATTATCATGGTGTGATCAATTTTATATTGCATTCTTTCATGACATTGCCTGTTTTCTTAGCATTATCAGCGGTTGTTCTAGCATGGTTTATGTACATTAAAGTACCAACTATTCCTGGCAAGCTAAAAGCAATGTGCCCTAGAGGTTTCTATGTTCTAGATAATGCATACGGATTTGATCGACTAAATGAAATCATTTTTGTAGAAGGTGGTCAGAAATTAGGTAAGTTCTTTACCCGTGTTATCGACGTTAAGTTAATCGACACAGGAATGGTAACCAATGCCTTTATGACAGTTGCTAATTCAGCAGCTGCATTACGTCAGTCTCAGACTGGTTTTATGTATCACTACGCGTTTGTAATGATTTTTGGTCTGCTAGCAATGCTAGTTTGGACTCTGTGGTAA
- the nuoK gene encoding NADH-quinone oxidoreductase subunit NuoK: MIALSDYLIFGAVLFMISMAGIFLNRKNVIVLLMAIELLLLAVNTNLVAFSHYLNDVTGQIFVFFILTVAAAEAAIGLAIIVLVFRNRKSINVDDLGSLKG, from the coding sequence ATGATTGCTTTATCTGATTACCTAATCTTTGGTGCTGTGCTTTTTATGATTAGTATGGCGGGTATTTTCTTAAACAGAAAAAACGTCATTGTTTTATTAATGGCAATTGAGCTACTTCTGCTTGCTGTTAATACAAATCTAGTTGCGTTCTCACATTATTTAAATGATGTGACGGGTCAAATTTTCGTATTTTTTATCTTAACCGTTGCCGCCGCAGAAGCTGCAATTGGTTTAGCTATAATTGTTTTAGTATTCCGTAATCGTAAGAGCATCAATGTTGATGATCTTGGATCACTGAAGGGGTAG
- a CDS encoding NADH-quinone oxidoreductase subunit J yields the protein MTFEQFIFYLLATIATIAGLMMISVKNPVKAALWLVLAFVSTAGIWIMAQAEFLGLVLILVYVGAVMVLFLFVVMMLDINMAILKEGFTKYLPLGAMAAAAIFAMMYLVLGPEHFGLEVTGAPVTHAADFSNTESIAIPLYTTHAYAFVLAAVLLLLGIVAAIALTLRRRPTTEVLYQNIDKQVKTQAADRFRMVKMETTIEKDIVAKEEDDK from the coding sequence ATGACATTTGAACAATTTATATTTTACCTTCTTGCTACGATTGCCACTATTGCAGGCTTAATGATGATTTCAGTTAAGAACCCTGTTAAAGCAGCTCTTTGGCTTGTTCTTGCTTTTGTATCAACAGCAGGTATTTGGATCATGGCTCAGGCAGAATTTCTAGGCCTGGTACTTATCCTGGTTTATGTAGGTGCAGTAATGGTACTTTTCCTTTTTGTAGTCATGATGCTAGACATCAATATGGCTATTCTTAAAGAAGGCTTTACAAAATACTTACCTTTAGGGGCAATGGCAGCAGCGGCTATTTTTGCAATGATGTATTTGGTCTTAGGGCCAGAACATTTTGGTCTAGAAGTCACAGGAGCACCTGTAACTCATGCCGCAGATTTTAGTAATACAGAATCAATTGCTATTCCTCTATACACAACTCATGCTTATGCATTTGTTTTGGCTGCAGTACTTCTTTTATTAGGAATTGTTGCGGCGATTGCTTTAACGCTACGTCGTAGACCAACAACAGAAGTTCTCTACCAAAATATTGATAAACAAGTTAAAACACAAGCAGCTGACCGCTTCCGTATGGTTAAGATGGAAACCACCATCGAAAAAGATATTGTTGCTAAAGAGGAGGATGACAAATGA
- the nuoI gene encoding NADH-quinone oxidoreductase subunit NuoI, whose protein sequence is MGKFLKHQIKTWGLTELFKGLSVTGKYLFKRKITVRYPEEKTPLSPRFRGHHALRRYENGEERCIACKLCEAVCPANAITIESEEREDGTRRTTQYDIDMFKCIYCGFCEEACPVDAIVETRVFEYEFHERGPHIRTKEDLLAFGDEHEEQIAADRAVDAKYR, encoded by the coding sequence ATGGGTAAATTTTTAAAACATCAAATTAAAACCTGGGGTCTTACTGAGCTATTTAAAGGGCTTTCAGTCACAGGTAAATATCTTTTCAAAAGAAAGATAACAGTACGTTATCCAGAAGAGAAAACTCCACTTTCACCTCGTTTTAGAGGTCACCACGCTTTGCGTCGTTATGAGAATGGTGAAGAGCGTTGTATTGCTTGTAAATTATGCGAGGCAGTTTGTCCTGCTAACGCAATTACGATTGAATCAGAAGAGCGTGAAGATGGTACACGTCGTACAACGCAATATGATATCGATATGTTCAAGTGCATTTACTGCGGTTTTTGTGAAGAAGCTTGTCCAGTAGATGCGATTGTTGAAACACGAGTGTTTGAATATGAATTTCACGAGCGTGGTCCGCATATACGCACCAAAGAAGATTTATTGGCTTTTGGTGATGAACATGAAGAGCAAATCGCTGCAGATCGTGCAGTTGATGCTAAATATCGTTAA
- the nuoH gene encoding NADH-quinone oxidoreductase subunit NuoH produces MFDALQAFLSGFLFDWLAIVITLVLQAVAVVLPIMLVVAWLTYAERKVIGYMQVRMGPNRVGPVGLLQPIADALKLMTKEVIFPAQSNKYLFIIAPVLALAPAVAAWAVIPFSDGMVVADINAGVLYVLAVSSILVYGTIIAGWASNSKYAFLGALRGSAQKISYEIAMGFALVTVLMIAGSMNLTEIVNGQKGGIYHWYLLPLLPMFFVYFISGLAETNRTPFDVIEGEAEIVAGFHVDYSGMTFGVFMLAEYAMMILISFMTSIMFLGGWLSPFEGIPVLESLFAWVPQLGWLAFKVSFLLFVFLWLRATFPRYRYDQLMRLGWKVLIPVTIVWVFVVGAMQYFSFGPWFN; encoded by the coding sequence ATGTTTGATGCACTTCAAGCCTTTTTATCAGGCTTTTTATTTGATTGGTTAGCAATCGTTATTACCCTTGTTTTACAAGCTGTAGCTGTTGTTTTACCTATTATGCTTGTGGTGGCCTGGTTAACTTACGCTGAACGTAAAGTTATTGGTTATATGCAGGTTCGTATGGGTCCTAACCGTGTTGGACCAGTTGGTTTATTGCAACCAATTGCTGATGCATTAAAGTTAATGACTAAAGAAGTTATCTTTCCTGCACAATCTAACAAGTACTTATTTATTATTGCCCCAGTATTAGCTTTAGCCCCTGCTGTAGCAGCATGGGCAGTTATTCCATTTTCTGATGGTATGGTGGTAGCTGACATTAATGCAGGCGTGTTATATGTTTTAGCGGTCTCTTCAATTTTAGTTTACGGAACAATTATTGCCGGTTGGGCATCTAACTCAAAGTATGCATTTTTGGGTGCTTTACGTGGTTCCGCACAAAAGATCTCTTATGAAATCGCTATGGGCTTTGCATTAGTTACTGTATTAATGATTGCTGGAAGCATGAATTTAACAGAGATTGTTAATGGTCAAAAGGGTGGTATATATCACTGGTACCTATTGCCATTATTACCAATGTTCTTTGTTTATTTCATTTCTGGTTTAGCAGAAACAAACCGTACACCTTTCGATGTTATTGAAGGTGAAGCAGAAATTGTTGCAGGTTTCCACGTTGATTACTCTGGTATGACATTTGGTGTATTTATGCTTGCTGAATATGCCATGATGATTTTGATCTCCTTTATGACATCAATTATGTTCTTGGGAGGCTGGTTATCACCTTTTGAAGGTATTCCAGTACTAGAATCATTATTTGCATGGGTTCCACAATTAGGTTGGTTAGCATTTAAAGTATCATTCTTATTATTTGTGTTCTTATGGTTACGTGCCACATTCCCACGTTACCGTTATGACCAATTAATGCGTTTAGGGTGGAAAGTATTAATCCCAGTAACTATTGTTTGGGTATTCGTTGTTGGTGCAATGCAATACTTTAGCTTTGGTCCTTGGTTTAATTAA